From a region of the Haematobia irritans isolate KBUSLIRL chromosome 4, ASM5000362v1, whole genome shotgun sequence genome:
- the LOC142233941 gene encoding uncharacterized protein LOC142233941: MKIVKFCIVLITLISRVLTAKQSLATVIEELNENLRMQWNLLLTTEINNEIELLLKPIEIPKLLIATNNDKHMEWRNIGIQHKHKFLAIAYVIGEDIRQRENNRKQVERLRNSIMDNLHFIDILWIYQMANSTDLEFFAKSQWIAGYMNTLYFVNGDLYSYSPVPRFNVKKLLTVEDYYNRKPITNYHSYPLTTAVIQNPPGCYKYTNSKGAIITTGTLWKPLQLFIDIYNFQSNEFVYKYDSFDYETIVHAIREKKIDILPSSVYGWNNVTHSRIMRNVNFLITVPSPKIIPVEQYIRKPFSKGLWLFNYIGLFTMAATLTYILSKETPLNSSDFIRALLYVHNCVLYQYQFNIKVKTFWGKMCTISMLFYGFVAINMYQARLASILTINIYESKIETLDDLKSTNLLFLVSRVDKTYIDKIPDLPKVILERIKVVDFKSLYHARRNLNTSFIHGALENQLDYVFFQQKYLSTPLIHKLDIVVYTVQSSYTVRKDLPYIEQFNRFLGHLSSSGLLEKFEDESWWEGINSGEIRFFDDHQQPRRGLLNFHFFKQSLLLWFTGMLLSILVFVFENIFYRRKSLLQCIRKIKSTPKKTMRAHYERKRKY; encoded by the coding sequence ATGaagatagtaaaattttgtatagtgttGATAACTCTAATTTCAAGAGTCCTAACGGCGAAACAATCTTTGGCTACTGTTATAGAGGAATTAAATGAAAACCTACGTATGCAGTGGAATTTATTGTTAACAACTGAAATTAATAATGAAATCGAGTTATTACTGAAGCCCATAGAAATTCCAAAATTACTTATAGCCACAAATAATGATAAGCATATGGAATGGAGAAATATTGGAATACAACACAAACATAAGTTCCTGGCAATAGCCTATGTTATTGGTGAGGATATAAGGCAAAGGGAAAATAATAGGAAGCAAGTGGAGAGATTGAGAAATTCTATTATGGATAATTTACACTTTATTGATATTTTGTGGATATATCAAATGGCTAATAGCACAGatttggaattttttgcaaaGTCCCAATGGATAGCAGGTTATATGAACACCCTATACTTTGTGAATGGCGACCTATATTCGTATTCACCAGTACCACGATTCAATGTAAAGAAGCTACTTACGGTTGAAGACTATTACAATCGGAAACCTATAACAAATTATCATAGCTATCCCCTGACAACTGCAGTTATACAAAATCCCCCCGGATGCTATAAATATACGAACTCCAAGGGCGCGATAATTACCACGGGAACATTATGGAAACCCTTGCAgctttttatagatatatacaattttcagagCAATGAATTCGTCTACAAATATGATTCATTTGATTATGAGACCATAGTTCATGCGATCCGTGAGAAAAAAATCGACATTTTACCATCTTCAGTTTATGGTTGGAACAATGTGACGCACAGTCGCATTATgagaaatgtgaattttttgatAACTGTCCCATCGCCGAAAATTATACCTGTGGAGCAGTACATTCGCAAACCTTTCTCAAAGGGGCTATGGTTATTTAATTATATCGGATTATTTACAATGGCAGCCACGCTGACCTATATTCTTAGCAAGGAAACTCCTCTAAATTCAAGCGATTTCATTCGAGCTCTTTTGTACGTCCACAATTGTGTACTCTACCAATATCAATTCAATATTAAAGTTAAGACTTTCTGGGGGAAAATGTGTACAATTTCAATGTTATTTTATGGCTTTGTCGCTATAAATATGTACCAAGCCCGCCTTGCAAGTATTCTGACCATTAATATTTATGAATCGAAAATCGAAACGCTGGACGACCTCAAATCCACCAATCTATTGTTCCTAGTCAGCAGGGTAGATAAAActtatattgataaaataccCGATCTACCCAAAGTAATTTTGGAACGTATTAAAGTGGTCGATTTTAAATCGCTCTATCATGCTCGCCGCAATTTGAATACTTCGTTTATTCATGGGGCTCTAGAAAATCAATTGGATTATGTTTTCTTTCAACAGAAATATTTATCTACACCGTTGATCCATAAACTCGATATTGTTGTTTATACGGTTCAATCATCTTACACTGTTCGCAAAGATTTACCTTATATCGAACAATTTAATAGATTCTTGGGACACTTATCCTCATCGGGATTATTGGAGAAGTTCGAAGATGAATCATGGTGGGAAGGTATTAATAGTGGcgaaattcgattttttgatgATCATCAGCAACCCAGGCGaggtttattaaattttcatttttttaaacaatccCTCTTGTTGTGGTTCACTGGAATGTTGTTATCCATCCTAGTGTTTGTCttcgaaaacattttctatcgaagaaaGAGCCTATTACAATGTATAAGAAAGATAAaatctacacccaaaaaaacaaTGAGAGCCCACTATGAAAGAAAGCGGAAATattaa